In Candidatus Bathyanammoxibius amoris, the following are encoded in one genomic region:
- a CDS encoding type IV pili methyl-accepting chemotaxis transducer N-terminal domain-containing protein, with the protein MLLAMEGGMTGTALYLTYKLKGDANAINYAGHERWRTYDQAFLINQYFAEGADKKASRKLVEQRMKEFEEILYGLRDGDKALGLKGVKPPKHKPSLAEPLTPEAAADVS; encoded by the coding sequence ATGCTGCTGGCAATGGAAGGCGGTATGACGGGAACCGCACTGTATCTCACCTACAAACTTAAAGGCGATGCCAACGCAATAAACTACGCGGGGCACGAGCGCTGGCGCACTTATGACCAGGCCTTTCTTATCAATCAGTATTTTGCAGAGGGCGCGGATAAGAAGGCCTCCCGTAAGCTCGTAGAACAAAGGATGAAGGAATTTGAGGAGATCCTCTATGGGCTGAGGGATGGGGACAAGGCCCTCGGACTAAAGGGGGTGAAACCTCCCAAACATAAACCCTCTCTTGCTGAGCCACTAACCCCCGAAGCAGCCGCAGATGTGTCGTAA
- a CDS encoding glutaredoxin, translated as MSQTGELLVFTQETCPNCDAAKKKLKDAGLEYKEICIDTVDGRAEFALQISGITTTPAFLYDGREYNKVEDILSQHGK; from the coding sequence ATGAGTCAAACCGGAGAATTATTGGTCTTTACACAGGAAACATGTCCGAACTGTGACGCCGCGAAGAAGAAGTTGAAGGACGCGGGTCTGGAGTATAAAGAAATCTGCATTGACACCGTTGATGGAAGGGCGGAGTTTGCCCTTCAGATCTCCGGAATCACTACTACGCCGGCATTCCTCTACGACGGCAGGGAGTACAATAAAGTAGAGGACATATTGAGCCAGCACGGCAAGTAA
- a CDS encoding 4Fe-4S dicluster domain-containing protein: protein MLDILKDLIKYSTGSPAGKDMDVRRREFFRETLAQTADVLGEVVKEMSAGLPEKGYLRPPGAVAEQEFLSLCTICDECIKVCPHYAIRGADDMETGLPLGSPIIEPRKQPCMLCEDLPCIKACKEGALVMPARREDVRMGVAVVNRETCISGNVQFCQSCVIACPFPDEAITMKDGKPVINKEKCTGCGICERACMTVNSACSIKIIPV, encoded by the coding sequence ATGTTAGACATCCTTAAAGATTTGATTAAATACAGCACCGGTTCCCCTGCGGGAAAGGATATGGACGTCCGGCGGAGGGAATTCTTCAGAGAGACCCTTGCGCAGACGGCGGACGTCCTGGGCGAGGTCGTAAAGGAGATGTCGGCTGGTTTGCCGGAGAAAGGGTATCTGAGACCGCCGGGGGCCGTGGCAGAACAGGAGTTCCTATCGCTGTGCACCATTTGCGACGAGTGCATAAAGGTCTGTCCCCACTATGCCATAAGGGGCGCTGACGACATGGAGACCGGTCTACCGCTCGGCTCGCCCATAATAGAGCCGAGAAAACAACCGTGCATGCTCTGTGAGGATTTACCCTGCATAAAGGCCTGTAAAGAGGGTGCGCTGGTTATGCCCGCGAGACGCGAGGACGTGAGAATGGGCGTGGCGGTGGTTAACAGGGAGACCTGTATATCAGGCAACGTGCAGTTCTGCCAGTCCTGCGTAATAGCGTGCCCCTTCCCGGACGAGGCCATTACGATGAAGGACGGGAAACCCGTCATAAACAAAGAAAAATGCACTGGATGCGGGATCTGCGAACGCGCCTGCATGACCGTCAACTCCGCCTGCTCCATCAAGATAATCCCCGTCTAA
- the nifS gene encoding cysteine desulfurase NifS: protein MSRTVYVDNNATTRVADEVVEEMLPYFTELYGNPSSMHTFGGQLHKKIEQAREKVADLIGADPSEITFTSCGTESDNAAIRGALESHPKKRHIVTTRVEHPAVLHQCRQLARHGYELTEIAVDQEGLLDLGELRAAIRGDTAIVSVMHANNETGVVFPVEEAAQIAREKGAVFHTDAIQTVGKLPMDMSKGNIDMLTISGHKLHAPKGVGALYIRRGVKFKPLIVGGHHENGKRAGTENIPYIMGLGKACELAKKYMKEEQGRVKSLRDKLEEHLLTNIPNARLNGHKTLRLPNTTNISFEYVEGEAILLLLDEAGICASSGSACSSGSLEPSHVLMAMGVPFTAAHGSIRFSLSHYNTEDDVDYILESIPPIMKKLKDISPYAREIEELEQKAASTANRG from the coding sequence ATGAGCAGGACCGTTTATGTAGACAACAACGCCACTACCCGGGTAGCAGATGAAGTAGTGGAGGAGATGCTGCCATATTTTACGGAGCTTTACGGTAACCCCTCCAGTATGCACACCTTCGGTGGTCAGCTTCACAAGAAGATAGAACAGGCCCGCGAGAAGGTGGCCGACCTCATCGGGGCCGACCCTTCTGAGATAACGTTTACAAGTTGTGGTACGGAGAGTGACAACGCTGCGATACGCGGGGCGCTAGAGTCTCATCCCAAGAAGCGGCACATCGTTACCACCCGTGTTGAGCACCCTGCCGTCCTTCACCAGTGCAGGCAGCTTGCCCGGCATGGCTACGAGCTCACTGAGATTGCCGTGGATCAGGAGGGACTCCTCGACCTCGGGGAACTGAGGGCGGCGATAAGGGGCGACACGGCCATTGTATCCGTCATGCATGCCAATAACGAGACCGGGGTAGTCTTCCCCGTGGAAGAAGCCGCTCAGATAGCCAGGGAAAAAGGGGCGGTATTCCACACCGACGCAATCCAGACGGTCGGCAAGTTACCAATGGACATGAGCAAGGGCAACATAGACATGCTCACAATCTCCGGCCATAAGCTCCACGCCCCCAAGGGCGTGGGCGCGCTCTACATCAGGCGCGGCGTGAAATTCAAGCCCTTAATAGTAGGAGGCCACCATGAGAACGGCAAAAGGGCGGGCACCGAGAACATACCGTATATAATGGGCCTCGGCAAGGCCTGTGAGCTGGCGAAGAAGTATATGAAAGAAGAACAGGGACGCGTCAAGTCTCTGAGGGACAAACTGGAGGAACATCTCCTTACAAACATTCCTAATGCCAGATTAAACGGTCACAAGACGCTGCGGCTCCCAAACACGACCAATATCAGCTTTGAGTACGTGGAAGGTGAGGCGATACTGCTACTGCTTGACGAGGCGGGTATCTGCGCCTCTTCCGGTTCGGCCTGCTCGTCAGGTTCACTGGAACCCTCTCACGTTTTGATGGCTATGGGCGTACCTTTCACCGCCGCGCATGGCTCCATAAGGTTCAGCCTGAGCCACTATAACACGGAAGACGATGTCGATTACATTCTAGAGAGCATACCTCCCATTATGAAAAAACTTAAGGACATATCCCCGTATGCCAGGGAGATAGAGGAATTGGAACAGAAGGCCGCTTCAACCGCTAACAGGGGCTAA
- a CDS encoding cytochrome c produces MKKMILGAFLVFSIAFTLNTSKCWAQDVDPNQLFGMLCALCHGVDGKPTEQGIQFGSPDFTSAEWQASKTDEDLIKSMTDGTDNQNYAPVKPFVRDMLGIDIDVTEFLPKVRSFGSK; encoded by the coding sequence ATGAAGAAGATGATACTCGGAGCGTTTCTGGTCTTTAGTATTGCATTTACACTTAACACTTCGAAGTGCTGGGCACAGGACGTAGACCCCAACCAGCTTTTTGGAATGCTCTGTGCACTCTGTCATGGTGTCGACGGTAAGCCCACAGAGCAGGGTATACAATTCGGTTCGCCGGATTTCACCAGTGCCGAATGGCAGGCCTCGAAGACCGACGAGGACCTGATAAAATCGATGACGGACGGCACCGATAACCAGAACTACGCCCCGGTAAAGCCATTTGTCCGGGACATGCTGGGAATTGACATAGACGTGACAGAATTCCTGCCGAAGGTCAGGAGTTTTGGAAGTAAGTAA
- a CDS encoding uracil-DNA glycosylase — translation MAGNNRDELGRIVSSLRGKLELEKSFGTDFVVKGRAVEVTPGKKEDDRVRNLAILEEDAATCIKCRLSESRTNVVFGTGNVFAALMFIGEGPGYEEDRQGLPFVGRAGQLLTKIIEAIKLTREDVYIANMVKCRPPDNRTPRQDEVSICSTSYLKHQIALIRPKVICALGNAAIQYLLDTKKGVTTLRGQFHDYDGIKLMPTFHPAYLLRNPGEKGKCWQDMKKVRALLDELETD, via the coding sequence AAAGTTTCGGGACGGATTTTGTGGTTAAGGGCCGCGCCGTGGAGGTAACTCCCGGGAAGAAAGAGGACGACCGGGTGCGGAACCTGGCCATACTGGAAGAGGATGCCGCCACCTGCATCAAGTGCCGCCTGAGCGAATCCCGCACGAACGTCGTCTTCGGTACGGGCAACGTATTTGCGGCCCTCATGTTCATCGGCGAGGGTCCCGGCTACGAAGAGGACCGGCAGGGTCTCCCCTTCGTAGGCAGGGCCGGACAGCTCCTGACAAAGATAATAGAGGCCATAAAACTCACCCGTGAGGACGTCTATATCGCCAACATGGTCAAGTGCCGCCCGCCTGACAACCGCACCCCGAGACAGGACGAGGTTTCTATCTGTTCAACGAGCTACCTCAAACACCAGATAGCGTTGATAAGACCAAAAGTCATCTGCGCCCTGGGTAATGCCGCCATCCAGTACCTGCTCGACACCAAAAAGGGCGTAACCACGCTGAGGGGGCAGTTCCATGATTATGACGGCATAAAGCTGATGCCCACGTTTCACCCGGCGTACCTGCTCAGAAACCCGGGCGAGAAGGGCAAGTGCTGGCAGGACATGAAGAAGGTCCGGGCACTGCTGGATGAGTTGGAGACGGACTGA
- a CDS encoding response regulator: MTSGEAALSGEEAISMARELRPDLLVTDIVMPGKIDGVEAAKIIKAELNIPVIFVTAHRDKALRRAKEAEPIGYLLKPFSLEEVRVKLKDLISGTGGTEI, translated from the coding sequence CTGACCTCCGGCGAGGCTGCATTATCAGGTGAAGAAGCCATAAGCATGGCCAGGGAGCTGAGGCCCGATTTACTTGTGACGGATATTGTCATGCCGGGAAAGATAGACGGCGTAGAGGCCGCTAAAATAATCAAGGCGGAGCTGAATATCCCGGTTATATTTGTAACTGCCCACAGGGACAAAGCGTTGCGGAGGGCAAAGGAAGCGGAACCCATCGGTTATCTTTTGAAGCCGTTTAGTTTAGAGGAAGTAAGAGTTAAACTGAAGGATTTGATAAGCGGCACGGGAGGAACGGAAATTTAA
- the cysK gene encoding cysteine synthase A, which produces MVTEGGKVSREPGVSGKAIAGDALELIFNTPMVRLCKVVETGSAEVVAKLEGVNPTGSVKDRVCLGIVQAAEREGKLKKGSTIIEPTGGNTGISLAMIAAVRGYKLILVMPENVPGEQKALLSFYGAALELTPSSEGMPGAIKRAQDMLRTNSTRFFMPNQFENPVNPEIHRKTTAPEILEATGGDIDTFVAGVGTGGTISGVGEVLKAKIPSVQVVAVEPKSSAVISGGRPGTHGIHGLGAGFLPGLLNKDIIDRVVAVSDEDAQDMTARLAREEGLVVGISSGAAAFASVVIARELGGGSGKRVVTIFPDRGEKYASR; this is translated from the coding sequence ATGGTAACAGAAGGCGGTAAAGTGTCCCGCGAACCCGGTGTCTCCGGTAAGGCAATCGCCGGCGATGCGCTGGAACTCATCTTTAACACACCGATGGTCCGGTTGTGCAAGGTGGTGGAGACGGGTTCCGCGGAGGTGGTTGCGAAACTGGAAGGCGTCAACCCAACCGGGAGCGTGAAGGACAGGGTATGCCTGGGGATAGTCCAGGCCGCTGAAAGAGAGGGTAAATTAAAGAAGGGTTCAACCATAATAGAACCCACCGGCGGCAACACTGGCATATCGCTGGCCATGATAGCAGCCGTGCGCGGCTACAAGCTGATACTTGTGATGCCGGAGAACGTGCCCGGTGAGCAGAAGGCCCTGCTGAGCTTTTACGGTGCGGCACTGGAGCTAACCCCTTCATCGGAAGGGATGCCCGGCGCCATTAAGCGGGCGCAGGATATGTTGCGAACAAATTCCACAAGATTCTTTATGCCCAACCAGTTCGAAAATCCGGTAAACCCCGAAATACACAGGAAGACGACCGCCCCTGAGATACTTGAGGCCACAGGGGGTGACATCGACACGTTTGTGGCCGGCGTCGGCACGGGAGGGACTATTAGCGGCGTGGGTGAGGTGCTCAAGGCAAAGATCCCTTCCGTACAGGTGGTGGCGGTGGAGCCAAAGAGCTCTGCCGTTATATCCGGCGGCAGGCCCGGCACGCATGGCATCCACGGCCTGGGCGCGGGGTTTCTGCCGGGACTTCTCAATAAGGACATTATTGACCGGGTGGTAGCGGTCAGCGATGAAGACGCACAGGACATGACCGCCCGTCTTGCCAGGGAGGAGGGTCTTGTAGTGGGTATATCCTCCGGCGCCGCCGCCTTTGCATCCGTCGTTATCGCCCGTGAACTGGGTGGCGGGAGTGGTAAGAGGGTCGTAACCATCTTCCCTGACAGGGGCGAGAAGTATGCGAGCAGGTAG
- the nifU gene encoding Fe-S cluster assembly protein NifU produces MWDYSEKVKDHFFHPRNVGEIQDADAVGDVGNLACGDAIRLTLKLDNDRIVDAKFKTFGCGSAIAAASALTEMVKGKTVEEAEKLTNQDIADYLDGLPDEKMHCSVMGQEALEAAIANYRGYEKAPSEEGTIICKCFDVTDKVIERVIRENNLGSIEQVTNYTKAGGGCKSCHPDIQQIINDIRGPAVAVAPEPKPVKKMSNIKKMQLVQETIEKEIRPVLTSGGDDVELEDIDGDTVYVSFQGNCIHNATSKEKVRHTVEAKLRELVTEDLVVEEAT; encoded by the coding sequence ATGTGGGACTATTCAGAAAAGGTGAAGGACCATTTCTTTCACCCGCGAAACGTGGGTGAGATACAGGATGCTGACGCAGTGGGCGACGTGGGCAATCTGGCCTGCGGTGATGCCATACGGCTCACCCTCAAGCTGGACAACGACCGTATCGTGGACGCCAAGTTCAAGACCTTTGGCTGCGGGAGCGCCATTGCGGCCGCAAGCGCCCTTACAGAGATGGTAAAGGGCAAAACGGTGGAGGAGGCCGAAAAGCTCACCAACCAGGATATCGCGGACTACCTGGACGGCCTGCCGGACGAGAAGATGCACTGCTCGGTAATGGGTCAGGAGGCGTTAGAGGCCGCCATCGCGAACTACCGCGGCTACGAAAAGGCACCTTCCGAAGAGGGTACTATCATATGTAAGTGTTTTGACGTAACCGACAAGGTTATTGAACGGGTAATCAGGGAAAACAATCTTGGCTCGATCGAACAGGTAACTAATTATACGAAGGCCGGCGGCGGTTGTAAGTCGTGCCATCCGGACATCCAGCAGATTATAAACGATATCAGGGGTCCCGCCGTGGCGGTGGCGCCTGAACCTAAACCCGTAAAGAAGATGAGCAATATCAAGAAGATGCAGCTCGTTCAGGAGACCATAGAGAAGGAAATAAGGCCCGTCCTGACGTCCGGCGGCGATGACGTGGAACTTGAGGATATAGATGGAGACACGGTGTATGTTTCCTTCCAGGGTAACTGCATCCACAACGCCACGTCGAAGGAAAAGGTAAGGCACACGGTCGAGGCGAAGCTGAGAGAACTCGTTACCGAAGACCTGGTAGTAGAAGAGGCTACTTGA